The Nycticebus coucang isolate mNycCou1 chromosome 5, mNycCou1.pri, whole genome shotgun sequence genome window below encodes:
- the RHOC gene encoding rho-related GTP-binding protein RhoC has translation MAAIRKKLVIVGDGACGKTCLLIVFSKDQFPEVYVPTVFENYIADIEVDGKQVELALWDTAGQEDYDRLRPLSYPDTDVILMCFSIDSPDSLENIPEKWTPEVKHFCPNVPIILVGNKKDLRQDEHTRRELAKMKQEPVRSEEGRDMANRISAFGYLECSAKTKEGVREVFEMATRAGLQVRKNKRRRGCPIL, from the exons ATGGCTGCAATCCGAAAGAAGCTGGTTATCGTGGGGGACGGTGCCTGTGGGAAGACCTGCCTCCTCATCGTCTTCAGCAAGGATCAGTTCCCAGAGGTCTATGTCCCTACTGTCTTTGAGAACTATATTGCAGACATCGAGGTGGACGGCAAGCAG GTGGAGCTGGCTCTGTGGGACACAGCAGGGCAGGAAGACTATGATCGCCTGCGGCCTCTCTCCTACCCAGACACGGATGTCATTCTCATGTGCTTCTCCATTGACAGCCCCGACAGCCTGG AAAACATTCCTGAGAAGTGGACCCCGGAGGTGAAGCACTTCTGCCCCAATGTGCCCATCATCCTAGTGGGGAACAAGAAGGACCTGAGGCAGGATGAGCATACCAGGAGAGAGCTGGCCAAGATGAAGCAG GAGCCCGTTCGGTCTGAGGAAGGCCGGGATATGGCAAACCGGATCAGTGCCTTTGGCTACCTTGAATGCTCTGCCAAGACCAAGGAGGGGGTGCGGGAGGTATTTGAGATGGCTACTCGGGCTGGACTCCAGGTCCGCAAGAATAAACGCCGGAGAGGTTGTCCCATCCTCTGA